The Obesumbacterium proteus DNA window CGGCGCTGTTGATATTGGCTTAATATCTGATAGCTGCCGATATCATTGCCCTGTTGTTCTGCTTGAGCAATGATTTCTGCCAAAGACATAACGTCACGAAGACCAAGATTAAATCCCTGCCCCGCGATGGGATGTAGCGTTTGTGCGGCGTTGCCCACCAGCGCAAGGCGATGGCTGATATGTTGCTGGGCAGACGTTAAGCGCAGCGGATAGCTATGACGTTTCCCCGCTTTCACCATAGCGCCTAAACGCCAGCCAAAAGCCTGCTGCAGTTGGTGTAAAAACTCGGCATCGCTCCAGCTATCGACCTTAGCCTGATCTTCAGCCGCATGACACCACACCAGCGAGCATCGGCCTTCACTCATCGGTAACATCGCCAGCGGGCCGTTGCGGGTGAAGCGCTCAAAGGCTTTCCCCTGATGCGGTAACGAGGTTGTGACGTTGGCGATAACCGCTATCTGACCATAGTCCTCGCTGCGCCAGTCAACGTTGCAGTGCTGTGCTAACGCCGATGATGAACCATCTGCCGCCACCAGTAACTCGCCAGAAAGACGAGTACCGTTATCCAGCGTGATCGTGGCGCTGTGCTGTTGCCGCTCGACGCTGACCACTTTGGCCGGACAGTGCAAGGTGACGCCCGGCGCTTTTTCTAACAGCGTGAACAGCCGCGAACCCGCCTGATGAAGCTCAATAACCTGACCTAAATATGGGATCTGGTAATCTGATGCCTCAAGCCCCACAAAACCAGCATGACCCTGATCGCTGACGTGAACACGTTCAATCGGTGTTCCACACGCTTTCAGCGCGGGCCACACACCAATACGCGCTAATTGCTGGCAGGTGCCGTAGGCTAACGCAATGGCTCGCGCGTCAAATCCCGGATGTTTTCGGCTGTCTGGCGAAACGGCTTCAACCACCTCAACCTGAACGCGTCCTGCGCTCAACGCGGAAACCGCTAACGCCAGCGTTGCGCCCGCCATGCCTCCGCCTACAATGATCATTTTCATGCCGTGTATCGTTCCTCAGCTAGCGGCCTTTGCCTGTGCCATCAGCGCTTCAATATCGTCAGCATGCTTAACCACATCTTTGGTCAGCACCTCAAAGCCATTTTCGGTAATGAGAATATCGTCTTCGATACGGATGCCAATGCCGCGATACTCCGCCGGAACATCGGCATCTGGCGCAATGTATAGTCCTGGCTCGCAGGTCAGAACCATGCCCGGTTCTAACACGCGCTCGCGAGCGGAAGAGCCGTAATCACCGACGTCATGCACATCCAAACCTAACCAGTGGCTCAAACCATGCATGAAGAACTGGCGATGTGCCTGATCGGCAATCAGCTGATCTACGTCGCCCTTCATCACGCCTAATTTGACTAATCCTTCAACCATCACGCGCACCGCTGCGTCGTTAGCTTCACGGATACTGCGGCCTGGGCCAAAGATTTCAAACGCTTTATCCATTGAGGCCAGCACCAGATCGTAGATCTCACGCTGAGGTTGGGTAAATTTGCCATTAACCGGGAAGGTTCGTGTGATATCACCTGCATAGCCTTTATATTCACAGCCCGCATCAATTAACACCAACTCGCCGTCTTTGAGCTCGCTTTCGTTTTCGGTGTAATGCAAGATGCAGCCGTTTTCGCCACCGCCCACGATAGTGTTGTAGGAAGGATAGCGCGCCCCATGGCGGGTGAACTCATGCAGAATTTCACCTTCAAGCTGGTACTCAAACATACCGGGACGGCATTTCTCCATGGCACGAATATGCCCCAACGCGGTGATTTCACCTGCGCGGCGCATCGCGGCAATTTCTTCCTGTGATTTAAACAGGCGCATTTCATGCACCCAAGGACGCCAATCGATAAGCGTAGCCGGTGCGCGGAAATTCTGGCGCATGCCGCGACGTAGTTTTTCTAGCGCAGCAAACGTAATTTGGTCTGCAAAATCATATTGCCCCTGAGCGTGATAAACCACGTCTAGGCCGTTCAACAACAGGTGCAGCTGCTCTTCAATATCGCCATAAGGCAGTGCGCGATCGACACCGAGTTTAGCCGGTGCGGCTTCTTGCCCTAAACGACGCCCAAACCAAATCTCAGCGGTTAAGTCACGCACGCGATTAAACAGCACGCTGTGGTTGTGAGTTTCATCGCTCTTAATCAGGATCAGCAAGGCTTCAGGCTCGTTAAAGCCGGTCAGATACCAGAAGTCGCTGTTCTGGCGATAAGGGTATTCACTGTCGGCGCTGCGGGTGCATTCTGGCGCAGCAAAAAAGAGCGCGGCACTACCGGGTGCCATCTGTGCCAAAACAGCCTGACGGCGACGTTGAAATTCTTGCTGGGTCATGACCTTCTCCTGAAATCGGCAATTGCGGGCATGTAGCGTGGCGAACTCTGAAATGAGCAGCCAACACAGATGCGGCTTCAAGTATGAAGGATATAGACTATCATGCGGATTGCGTAATGGGATAAGCAAGATCAATCAGGCGGTAAGAGTTCCGCCTGATTTCATCGTTGCACTTTTCGTGATGCTTATTTAGTGCAGGGTTGGCTTTTGCATTTCAGCCGCGTTTGGCTTTTCCTGTGAGAATTCGCTGTGGCACAGCATCGCTGCCATACGCACGTATTCCGCAACTTCTTCCAGAGATTGTTCCAGCTCTTCCTGATCTTCGTCTTCTTCGTAGCCTAACTGAGCAATGCTACGCAGATCGTCGATAACCTCGCCGACTTCGCCTTTGATCTGGCCAAGATTTTTTTGCATCATTCCCAAACCTAGCAGGAAATGGTTCACCCAGCCGGAAAGCGCATCGGCACGATCAAATACGGTGACATCATCGCTATCCGGTAAAAGCAGTTGGAAGCCGAAACCATCATCTTCTAACGCATCACGGGTGTGCTGATAGGTTGCCTGAAGTGGCTGTGCGAGCGTTTGCGAAAATGCTTCGCCCTCGTTGGTTAGATCGTGGATCATCGTGCGCCAATTATCGTTCTGATTGCCGCCACACAGTATCCCGCTGATCAAGCCATGCATTTCAGCGGGAGTTAATCCAACGCCTTGCTGCTGCAAAGCCTGAGTAAAAACAGAATATTCGGGTACAGTAATCTCAATTGACATACGTTTTGGTCATCGTTGGCAGATAAAGTTCGTGTTATGCTACCATCAAGATCAGTCGCTATACCAGAAAAGGGCACGCTATAAGGCTTGTCATACCCAAAGTCATTGAAGTTGCATTCACATTTGCGGCTTCGCAACCCAGGGTACATGCCCAAGATAGTTGAAGTTATATCAGGTCGGTAAGCAAACGCAGCCAACACAGATAAATCTTCAAGTATGAAGGGCATGAGTCAAAAGGCTTGTATCTGCATAGCGAGGTATATATAGTTGGCGCCCGATTTAGTGACCCTCGCGGTTTTGAAACTGGCGCAAAATCTAGGCAGGAAGGTGGTATGTCTGCACAACCGGTAGATATTCAAATTTTTGGTCGTTCGTTAAGAGTTAATTGCCCGCCAGAACAACAAGAAGCGTTGAATCAGGCTGCAGAGGATCTTAATCAGCGGTTGCAAGATCTCAAAGTTCGCACTAGAGTCACCAATACGGAGCAACTGGTTTTCATCGCGGCATTAAACGTATGTCACGAACTGGCGCAAGAACGCTTGAAAACTCGCGATTATGCTTCCAATATGGAACAAAGAATTCGCATGTTGCAGCAGACCATCGAACAAGCTCTGCTGGAACAAGGTCGCATCACTGATCGTCAGGGTGCGCAGTTCGAATAAGTGTGACTTATAGTTGTAACATGTTGATTGGCAAACGATTTTTAAAGAAAGTCGTATCATTTTAAGAAAAATGTGATAAGCTAATTAACAGTAAAGGATACAAAATTTCTCTGAGGTGTTCGTGTGCGGGCCAGTCCCCTGAGCCGATATTTAATACCTCAAGAATGCGGCGGATCCGTAATCGGTGAGCACGCTCGGTCTCCGAGA harbors:
- the ubiH gene encoding 2-octaprenyl-6-methoxyphenyl hydroxylase, which encodes MKMIIVGGGMAGATLALAVSALSAGRVQVEVVEAVSPDSRKHPGFDARAIALAYGTCQQLARIGVWPALKACGTPIERVHVSDQGHAGFVGLEASDYQIPYLGQVIELHQAGSRLFTLLEKAPGVTLHCPAKVVSVERQQHSATITLDNGTRLSGELLVAADGSSSALAQHCNVDWRSEDYGQIAVIANVTTSLPHQGKAFERFTRNGPLAMLPMSEGRCSLVWCHAAEDQAKVDSWSDAEFLHQLQQAFGWRLGAMVKAGKRHSYPLRLTSAQQHISHRLALVGNAAQTLHPIAGQGFNLGLRDVMSLAEIIAQAEQQGNDIGSYQILSQYQQRREPDQQATIGVTDGLIHLFANRLAPLVVGRNLGLMAMELVPPLRETLARRTLGWVER
- the pepP gene encoding Xaa-Pro aminopeptidase; translation: MTQQEFQRRRQAVLAQMAPGSAALFFAAPECTRSADSEYPYRQNSDFWYLTGFNEPEALLILIKSDETHNHSVLFNRVRDLTAEIWFGRRLGQEAAPAKLGVDRALPYGDIEEQLHLLLNGLDVVYHAQGQYDFADQITFAALEKLRRGMRQNFRAPATLIDWRPWVHEMRLFKSQEEIAAMRRAGEITALGHIRAMEKCRPGMFEYQLEGEILHEFTRHGARYPSYNTIVGGGENGCILHYTENESELKDGELVLIDAGCEYKGYAGDITRTFPVNGKFTQPQREIYDLVLASMDKAFEIFGPGRSIREANDAAVRVMVEGLVKLGVMKGDVDQLIADQAHRQFFMHGLSHWLGLDVHDVGDYGSSARERVLEPGMVLTCEPGLYIAPDADVPAEYRGIGIRIEDDILITENGFEVLTKDVVKHADDIEALMAQAKAAS
- a CDS encoding YecA family protein — translated: MSIEITVPEYSVFTQALQQQGVGLTPAEMHGLISGILCGGNQNDNWRTMIHDLTNEGEAFSQTLAQPLQATYQHTRDALEDDGFGFQLLLPDSDDVTVFDRADALSGWVNHFLLGLGMMQKNLGQIKGEVGEVIDDLRSIAQLGYEEDEDQEELEQSLEEVAEYVRMAAMLCHSEFSQEKPNAAEMQKPTLH
- the zapA gene encoding cell division protein ZapA; translation: MSAQPVDIQIFGRSLRVNCPPEQQEALNQAAEDLNQRLQDLKVRTRVTNTEQLVFIAALNVCHELAQERLKTRDYASNMEQRIRMLQQTIEQALLEQGRITDRQGAQFE